The sequence TGAATTGATCGCCACGCAGGTCGCGCCCGCCCTGGGGTGGCAGCCTGCCGTGAAACAGAAAAATCCGCTTGGACAGGAGACGATATGACCTACGACGCGCAAAATAAACCGCAGCCTCGCGACGTGCTGGACGCGCTGGCTGAAATCGCTCCGGACAGCGAACTGGCCGCCGCCAGAAAGACCCGTGAAGCGGCCACGCGCCATATTCAGGGCAGCTATGAGACGATCTTCGCCGCCGGCGAGGAGGAAGCCCTGCCGTTATCCCTGCGTTTCTGGCTGACGGAGAAAGTCAGCGGCTGGCATCAGGATGAGCAGCTACAGCGCTTTTACGCCGCCAGAGCGGCCGAAACCGGCGAACCGCCATCAACGCCGGCGCGGCAACTGGCGCTGGCGCACGCCGAGCTTCTGACGCGCTCGCCCATCAGCGCGGAGGCGTCTCAGCTACGGGCGCTGGAACAGGCGGGCTGGTCGGCGGACGATATCGTTACGCTCTCGCAGCTGGTGGCTTTCGTCAGCTTCCAGAGCAGGCTGCTGCGCGGCTACCGCCTGATTGCCGGACAGCGGGTCAGCCAGCCGCACTCACAGGCCGCGGTCGCCGGCCGTTGGCATACGCACCCCGCCACACAGAGCGGAAAAGCGGCTCCGCAGGCGTTTACCCAGGCCGGATTGGAGTGGGAACCCTGGATTGCCCCCAAGCCGCTGGCGGAATTCAATGCCGACCAACAGGCGATTCTGGCGCGCTTCGGCCATACCAACTCTGATTATTTCCGTCTGCTGGGGCGTAACCTGCCGGTGCTGGAACAGCGCACGCTAACGGACAAGGGGATTTTCTATACCTCCGGCGGATTGCCGCGTAAAGAGCGGGAACTGGTGGCCGCCATCACCAGCAAGGTGAACGGCTGCATTTATTGCGCTTCCGTGCACGCCGCCAAGGCCAGCCAGCTGTCCAAACAGCATGACGACGTACAACGCTTGCTGGACGTAACGCCCGGCGGCGATTTGACCATCGGCCAGAACCCGCGCTGGCAGGCGATTATCGATTTCACCGCCCGCCTGTCGGTCACCCCGGCGCAGGTTAACGCCAACGATCTGGCGCGGCTGCGCGAACAGGGGCTGGATACGCTGGAGATTGTCGATGTGGTGCAGTCGGCGGCGTTCTTTGCCTGGGCGAACCGGCTGATGCTGACGCTGGGAGAACCCTTCTGGCCGGAGTTCTGATTTAGCGACGGCCGCGCCGCCGCATCGCTGGAGATTTATGCCTTTTCTGCGGCATCCGTCTGGATGCCGTATCGTTTTTCTTTTCAAGCTTGCCGCTCCCGGTACCATCAATTCCCCGACCTGATAGCCTAGAGCTATTACAACATTAATATCATTCGACTTTACCTATAACCGTACAATCTCTAGGATGAATCATCCGTCAACAGGACCCGATAACTGATTATTCAAGAACAAAAGGTAGGGAAATATTATGTCAACCGAAGCGAAATGCCCGTTTGGTCACGGCGCCGCCGGCAAAGATAGTGCCGCCGCCGGCACCACCAACCGCGACTGGTGGCCGAATCAACTGCGCGTCGATCTGCTGAGCCAACACTCATCCCGCTCGAATCCGCTGGATCCGACGTTCAATTACCGCGCAGCATTCAACACGCTGGATTACCAGGCGCTGAAGAACGACCTGCGTAAGTTGATGACCGACTCGCAAGATTGGTGGCCTGCCGATTTTGGTCACTATGGTCCGCAGTTTGTCCGCATGGCGTGGCA comes from Brenneria nigrifluens DSM 30175 = ATCC 13028 and encodes:
- a CDS encoding alkylhydroperoxidase domain protein, producing the protein MTYDAQNKPQPRDVLDALAEIAPDSELAAARKTREAATRHIQGSYETIFAAGEEEALPLSLRFWLTEKVSGWHQDEQLQRFYAARAAETGEPPSTPARQLALAHAELLTRSPISAEASQLRALEQAGWSADDIVTLSQLVAFVSFQSRLLRGYRLIAGQRVSQPHSQAAVAGRWHTHPATQSGKAAPQAFTQAGLEWEPWIAPKPLAEFNADQQAILARFGHTNSDYFRLLGRNLPVLEQRTLTDKGIFYTSGGLPRKERELVAAITSKVNGCIYCASVHAAKASQLSKQHDDVQRLLDVTPGGDLTIGQNPRWQAIIDFTARLSVTPAQVNANDLARLREQGLDTLEIVDVVQSAAFFAWANRLMLTLGEPFWPEF